Genomic DNA from Nicotiana tabacum cultivar K326 chromosome 21, ASM71507v2, whole genome shotgun sequence:
AATAAGAGTTTATCTTATACAATGATAGTGTTAAAGAACTCTACATTATTAGATCACCTAAATGATATCTATATCTAACCGCCCATAAAGCAGGTCACCTGCTAAAACAGGTTAATATACATTAATAATTTATGAGATTCTTCACATTATTCGTGTTTAAAAATTAAATCGCTGATACAATAATAATGATTTTATGATTTAGAAATTTAGGACCTAATTTTGGAAAATTTAGATCTAATTGACATTGGAATGCATGTGATTTTAAGAGGAAGCTTCCTGTTTGTTAAATTGACCTAATGGGTTGAAGTATTGGGTCAAAACGATTATATAAAAAACTCAAACGAGTTAAGTTGTAACCTAAACTTAAAACATATACAAAATCAAGTTTGAAAATTGAGAATTATGTAAATGTAAAAGAACATAAGCTAATAACTTAagacaaatatattttatattttcttaaaaagaaaaataaaaaaggaaaggaggtTGGATCATGTTCGACGAATTGGATTATGACTCCTATATTGACTTTTACCAGTTTGATCCTTACAAAACTGACCTAACTTACCTCATCTACGAATCTAtactcaaaataaaagtaaagtaaaaaaataCTTACCGAGCAATTTGACAAGATGTTTATGCCGTAGACGGTTGATGATGGTAAGCTCAGCCAAGAAATCATCTTGACCTTTGATACTTTCCCTTGAAAACCACTTCACTGCAATTTCCAAATTTTCACCAACTAAATACCCTTTGTAAACCACTCCAAATCCACCTTCACCTAGCTTATTCTTTTCATCAAAATTATTTGTAGCTTTCTTCAATATCTTAAACTTAAAATCTCTAGGCATTCCAGGCAAACTCTTAAGTGCACCAAGTATAATTGAGTCTGACCTAGCAGCCTTTTTCTTGTGGTAATAGTACCCCAAAAGTGGTAACAAAATCAAGAACAGAACAAATAATGGAACCCCAACACCTAGACCAATGGTTAAGTATtgatttttttcttgaaaatactCAACTGTCAAGTTCCACCTTAACACACAATTCAATTGAAAAAAATTTCCTGTTGAAGCAGAGAATCCAAAGTATGATTCTTGATTAACAACATCTCTTAAATCAATATCATGTGTTAATATTGGATTCTTTGGCCTAGGTGGGGTTGAGCCATTATACTCAGCTTGTTCTGCTATGTACACATCAAGAACTCTCTTGATACCATCATATTGTACCCAAATATTGTAAAATCTTGCACCAATTGGAGCAAGCTCAATACCATGTTTggttaaagattcgacctttacaGAACTAATACTATGAATATCAATCCCAATATGGTTATCATCAGGGTCAAACTCTTGCTTGAATGTATCAAGCTCGACGGCGATAACTTTATTGGTAGATCCACCATCAGTATTAGCATTTGTCAAGCCTAAATGCTGTCCGTGGCTGTTGGTTGGCAGCTCTAAATCAGGAGAAATCAAGAAAGTTAAACCTTCAGCTGCAGTTTCATTTTTTACCCTGTAAATGTTTACAAGGAATGAAGAGTTGAAAGATGCCACTCTTTTGCTACTATCATCCCACAACTTGAAGGACTGTTTCAAGAGGATTCTTCCTGCATTGTTTAACAGGCTCCCAAAAACGCGGACAACATCAGATGTCACTTGGAGAGCCTGGTTACTGATAGTTGCAGGAGGTATTACTTGAAAAATGTCATGGTATGTTTCGTCAAAGGGTCCATATTGCTTGTCGAATTTCTTTAGCTTGGCTTGAGATATGGACTGAAGACAACAGAGAAAGATGAAGATGGTGATGAGTTTTGCTGTCAACAATCCCATTTTTCACAGAAGGGATAGAACTAGAGAATTGAGCACTCTAGAGGAAGACAGAGGAAGGGTCAATAAAAGAAGCTTTGAAGCATGTCTTGGGGACGCACGCTATAACACGGGTCACCGGCATccgaaaacttcaacaaaatctCTATATATACTTGCAAATGTCAATATAAGTATAGACCCTCTAACCAATCTTTACGAGCAAtgataaatttatattaaatattataatgCCCCACTATCATTAAATCC
This window encodes:
- the LOC107817241 gene encoding putative L-type lectin-domain containing receptor kinase S.5, with translation MGLLTAKLITIFIFLCCLQSISQAKLKKFDKQYGPFDETYHDIFQVIPPATISNQALQVTSDVVRVFGSLLNNAGRILLKQSFKLWDDSSKRVASFNSSFLVNIYRVKNETAAEGLTFLISPDLELPTNSHGQHLGLTNANTDGGSTNKVIAVELDTFKQEFDPDDNHIGIDIHSISSVKVESLTKHGIELAPIGARFYNIWVQYDGIKRVLDVYIAEQAEYNGSTPPRPKNPILTHDIDLRDVVNQESYFGFSASTGNFFQLNCVLRWNLTVEYFQEKNQYLTIGLGVGVPLFVLFLILLPLLGYYYHKKKAARSDSIILGALKSLPGMPRDFKFKILKKATNNFDEKNKLGEGGFGVVYKGYLVGENLEIAVKWFSRESIKGQDDFLAELTIINRLRHKHLVKLLGWSHKHGKLLLIYEYMPNGSLDKHLFSGPDKKPLSWQVRCKIVSGVASALHYLHDEFEQKVVHRDLKANNIMLDSNFNARLGDFGLARALDNEKTSYAEAEGMLGTMGYIAPECFLTGKATQHSDVYAFGAVLLELVCGKRPGTKVNGFQLFVDWVWYLHRDGRILEAVDTRLGDDYVVEEAKRLLLLALACSHPIASERPKTQTIVQIISGSIPEPKVPPFKPAFVWPSSMVSIDVDSSIVDTISITTP